A window of Thermoproteus sp. genomic DNA:
TAAACGACATACATCCCGTAAAGGGCCTCCAAGACGTCGCCCGCACCCTCAAGAGGAAGTTCCCCAGCCTGGAGGTCTCAATACATGCGGTCTCCATGACTAATGACGTCAAGGCCTTCCTCAAGCCCTATATCGACCACGCCGCTAAGATCGGCATCTACGTGACTGACGAGCCCCCCCCATGAGGCCCGGCGAGGTCCACGTACCGGTCTCCTCGGCCAAGCCCCATCCGCTGGTAGTAAAGTTGGACCCAGACCGGCGACCTTCGAGACCCGCTTCGAGGGCGTAACGCAGTCGGCGAGGCCGCACTTACAGCTATCGGCATGCCTCCAAGCGGCATGATCTCCCTAAGGCAGACCGCCAAAGTAGTCGATATAATCCTAGAGGGCGCCCTCAAGGGCTACGTCGAGGCCGAGCCGCTCTGGGAATTCGAAGACTTTGAGATCTACTATAAATATCCTGCTTGCACTCCCGTGAAGGAACTTTTTGATTTTTACGAGCTTTGGCGCAATAGCGTAATAGTTACACTAGCCTAATATAAATTTCCCTTTTACCTACATATATTCGGAAAAAATCTGAATAATTGTAATAAATATCTTTTATCTCGCTGGTTTATGAATGAACATGAAGTTAGATGGACTGCAGATGCCGTAAAGGCCATAGTCTCTCAATTTATCGGCTTCATGATGGACGCCTACGACTTATTGTTAGTCACCGCCATGACGAACCTATTGGCCAAGGTGTTCTTGCCCCCGTCGACGCCGGCTTGGCTCAGCTACTTCCAGTTGCTTTTTGGATATGCCTTTACCCTAATAGGGAGACCTGTCGGGAGCGCCATATTCGGCAACCTCGGCGACAAGATAGGGAGGAGAGACACCCTTATCATCACAATCGCCGGGTTCTCCGCCATGAGTGCGCTGACCGGCGCTCTGCCTACATACGCGCAGATAGGCATATCGGCCTACATCATCTTTTCCGCCATGAGGTTCATACAGGGCATATTCATCGGCGGCGAATACGCCGTGGGCCACACATTTTCTATGGAGTATGCGCCTATACATAGGAGGGGACTCGCCAGCGGGATCGTCCAGGGGGCTTTCAGCTGGGGCACGGCGCTGTCCGCAGGAGTCGTGGCGGCGTTCTACGCGTTGTTGGGAGACCAAGCTATGTTGAGCTATGGCTGGCGCCTCGTCTTCCTGACAGGCTTAATACCTGCGGCCGTGGCACTCTATATACGTTTCGGGATGAAGGAGTCGCCACTCTTCGAGAACATCAAGACAGCTGGGAAGGTCGAGAAGGCGCCTTTCTTCTCCATATTCAAGCCCCCGACCCTCTATACCTTCCTACAGGTCTTTGTGCTCATGACGGGACTCTTTTTCAGTAGCTACTCCCTCTTCAACTACGCCAATGGCATACTCACAGGCGCGGGCCTCAGCGGGGGCCAAGCCGCGTTCTACTACTCCATGGCCGGCATCTTCGCCGCAATAGCGGCGACCTTCACCGGCTTCATATCGGACTACATCGGCAGGCGGAAGGCCTTCCTGATCGCCGCCGCAGTGACTTTTGTCATGGCGGTCCCCACGTTCTACCTGTGGTACATAGGCGCCAAGACGGGCAACCTGGCCTACCTGTGGATAGGGACCGTGCTGGCCGGCTGGATGACACAGTGGCCCTGGGGCCTCGTGCCGACCTACCTCTCCGAGAGGTTCCCCACGAACAAGAGGTCGAGCGGCGTGGGGTTCGGCTACAGCTCGGGCCTCTTCATATCGGCCTGGATGTCCATATACTCCATATGGCTGGCCCCCGTCTTTAAGCCCATACAGGGATACGTGCCGTGGTTCACCGCAGCCTTCTTCTTGATGTTGGCGTCGGTGCTCTACGGCATAGCGGCGGCCATAGGGCCGGAGACTAAAGGCATAAGGCTGAGCGAAATCTAACACGCCCGAAAAACCTACCTCTTTTTTTCGGTCGAGTAAACGGTTCATAAGAGTGGGGTCCTTAGGGTAGCTTTAACATCTGAGGGCCTCCGCGTACTCAAGGCTGTGTTTCTTTAACTCCTCTAGGACTTCCGGCCTCTTTTTGATCAGTTCATCGACTATATGTAGATACCTCGCGACCCTTACCGCATCAGGCGAGATCTCCCTCAACTCCCTCCCGTCCACCACGACGAAGTGCCTCTTGGGGATCTTCCCGCCCAAGATGTACTCGGCCTCGTTGGCCGAGGCATGTAGGAGGAGGCAGTGGGGACTGCCCTCGATCGAGACCACGGTAAGAGATCTAGGCCGCGACGATTTGAACATACTCGCCATCTTGCCGTAGAGCGCCGGATGTTCTCTTTCCGGACAAGCCAAAAGCGCCACCTTCCCCTTAACCACCTCCTCGTAGAGTTTTGGATTTACAAACTTCAAACAGGCGGCCACTACGACCACATCGGCGTCTTTCAGGGGAGGCGCCTTGACCCAAGTGCTCCAAAGCCAAGGCCCTCCCTCTCCGACAGGCTCACTCATGGCCGGCCTTTTTTGCTTGTTGTACGGCCATAAGCATGGGGCAGTAGCCTCCGCACATAGTGCAACTGGCGACCTTGGGCTCTCCATATTGAGTGTATACGGCCCAGGCCCTCTCCGGGTCAATCAAGCCCCTTATCATTTCCCTCCACGCCAGCCTGCCCCTATGGGCGCTGACCTCGTCGTCGCGGGCCCTGGCCCTACGGCCGAGCTTAATTGTGTCCGCTATATGTGCGGCCACCTTAAAGGCGATGGCGCCCTCCTCGACCTGCTTCGGCGTGGGGAGGGCGAGGTGTTCTGCAGGCGTCAAGTAGCACAAAAGGTCGGCCCCGGCGGCTCCGGCCAGCGCGGCCCCTATGGCGCCCGCTATGTGGTCGTAGGGGGCCGCTATGTCGGTGGGCAGAGGGCCCAGGACGTAGTAGGGAGCTCCGCCCGTCAGCCTCTTCATGAGCTTCACGTCCCACATGATCTCGTCTAGAGGCACGTGGCCGGGGCCCTCCACCATGACCTGCACGCCGGCCTTTCTGGCCCTCTTGACGAGCCTCGCCGCCTCTATCAGCTCGGCCACGTGGAGTTCGTCGTGGGCGTCCGCCGTGGCGCCCGGCCTCAAGGCGTCGCCTATTGAAATCACGGCATCGTACTCCTTAAAGAGCTCTAACACGTAGTCCCATCTGGCGTATAGGGGATTTTCGGCGTTGTTGTGGAGCATCCAGCCTATCAACATGTCGCCGCCCCGCGAGACGACCTTTATGACTCTGCCGCTCCTAAGGGCCCTCAAGGCCAGATCTCTCGTCACGGCGGCGTGTATGGTCATAAAAGCCACCCCGTCCCTCAAGTGCCTCTCGACGACGTCGAACAGCTCGTCCTCAGTGAAGTAGGCGCCGCCGCCCCTCCTCCTCAAGGCGTCTATGAAGGCTTGGTACGTGGGCACCGTGCCGACAGGTATTTTCGACTCCCTGAGGACCGCCCGCCTGATCTCGTCCAGATCTCCCCCAACAGATAGGTCCATGAGGGTGTCTCCCCACCTATTGGCGATCTTGACCTTCTCCAGCTCTGCAGAGATGTCGGAGACCTCGCCGGAGGTCCCAAGGTTTATGTTGACCTTAGTGGCTAGGCCGAGGCCCACGCCGACGATTTTGTCGGGCACCTTCACGTTCCTAACCACGATGGCCCTCCCCGAGGCGATCCTCCGGCACAATTTAGCCGGATCTACGCCCTCCCTCCCGGCGACTACGCGCACTTCGTCGGGAATCCTGCCCTCCCTACATTCCCCTATCACTCCTTCCATAAGTTATTTATCTAATACGGATAAAAATATTATCTGCATAAAGAGACGAAGCAAGATATGCTAGCTGGCGCAATAGTTCGTGAGGTACAGCCCTAGTCTCGCCGCTGGAGGCGCCAAGCTCTTAAGGCCTAGATGGGCAGTCGGAACTAGAGGGGCCACGATAGACGAAGTGCACTAAGACCAGAGGCCGTCGGGCTTTTGCCTGAAGAACTGTCAGAACACTTGGAGAGCGCTCCTTCGCGATTATAACAGTACGTCCAGCGCCCCCTCAAAACATTAATGAATTAATGATATACTAATTATTGCCCGCTTGAGGTGCTACTGTAAGCGGTTGTCATTGTAGTTATATTGTATCGTTTACCTACGCTGTCTATCACTTCCGTCGAAAGAGTGTATAAGAAAGAGAGAAGTTTAGGAAGGGGGTCTCTTCTCATGTTGGCGAGAGTGGCGGCGATATACGCCAGGGGGCTCAACTTTACGCCTAGTCTCCTGAGCCTAAAATACAGCTTCTCGCGGTCGTAGTATAGCCAGAACCTATCGAAGAACTTACTCCTCCTGGTCAGCGAGTCCTTATGACTCTCTATATGCCAACTTAATGGCGCTATGTCTTTATCCACCACGTGGTATGTATTAAAGCCTCGTAAGACGGCATTTACTGCTAATAAAAACTCGAATGCATATGCCTTACGGCTCCTCTTGTAGAGCTCTGTAAGGGAGAGCTCCCCTATCGCATCCGCCCTAAACCCCATATTGTTTCCGCTCAGCAATACGGACTTTATCATCGGGCTGTGGCAAGGCTTGGAGCCGGGATATCCACTTATGGAAATCCACCTACAATAATCAGAGAGTTGCGGGATGGGACGCCTATAGAAAACGTCCCTTGTACCCTCATTGCCGAATAAGGAGTCGTCCGTTGTCACAAGCCTTCCATTTACTAGATATCCCTTTAACGTCAAGCCTCCTATCGCGCCTGCGTCTTTTAATTTCTCGAAGAGCCGTAGGTATCGCTCAACCCATTCGTTGTGGGGTACCGCGTCGTCGTCGATAAAGAGCAAAACGTCGCCTTCGGCCTTCTTAATGGCCATCTCGTAGGCATGTATCGCGTAGCCCTCTTCCTGTATGTAGAGCCTAATCGGCAATACGTTCTGGTATTCCCCTATTATCTTCTCGCTCCCGTCGCCGCTGGGCTTCAGGACCACCACGACCTCGTCCGGCTGCACAGTCTGTCTGACAAGCCCCTCGAATAGAAGTGGAAGGGACCACGCCCTCCTATAGGTGACGATCAAGACCGACGCCCTCATGACCAGTTGGCAAGATTCCTCAAGAAGGAGAGGAGATACTTGATTTTATATCTGTAGAATTCGCCGCGGCCGAATTCCTCAACTAGGCCGCTTGCGAATTGGTAGTGGGCCATGGCCACAAGCGGCTTGACGGCCCTCGGCGGGGTGGAGCCGTGGTGGTAGTGGTGGCTCGCTACTATCCACGGCACCTCCCGTATGCCGGATAGGTAGGCCAACACGCCGAGGACTGTCTCGTCGCTGATATAGTTCCTGAGGTCCTTTGCGACCCTGTTGAAGGCCCTCTCGACTTTCTCTACGATGTCGACCTCGGGCGGAGTCTTGAAGTAGACCGCCTGCTTCGGCCCTATGAAGAAGAGGGAGCCGCCCCTAAATATGGCGGAAATTGAGGGGTCGTAGACCCGATATAGATAGACGTCTCTATCCCCTATTTTCCTCCCGCCGGACCTACTCCTAGATAGGAACTGGCGCGCGTTGTTGGTCCAAGCCTCCTCGTCGAGGACTGTATATATGGGATCTGCTGAGGCCTCTGCATGTATTTTGGCGAAGTCGTGATCTAAAATATTGTCGCTGTCAACGAACAAGGCGCCGTCCGACAGTTGATGAAGGTCTCGCAACATGGCAAACCAAGTTCCCCCTCTACTCCTCCAATTGCCTGTCTTGACCTCTATATATTCAGGAATTAACTTATTTAATATATTTATTTGTTTATCAGTATAGATATTATCTATATAAACAATTGAGTATTTTGGCTTCAATATGTCTATATTTCTCTGGAAGTAGTCCAACAACTCATGGACCCTGTAGAAGGGGAGGTATGTTATCAAGGCGACCACAAAGCAGAGGAACTTCCGGGTAATAAAATTTCGAAACTTATTTATCCCATAAACCATAAATCGCGTGCCTACCGCCATAGTCGCACATAGATACTGGGGTAGCCCCGGCGGCGGACAGCTGGTTTCTGCGGCCGCCGCCACGGCTTTGGCCGACTTTGGCTATTCCGTACATTTGGCTTCCATATTCCCATTCGACAAGAGCAAGTACGTTGAATGGTATGGGCTAGATATATCTAAATTCCCCGTGTCGACATTGCTCCCATACGACCTCAAGGCCTTCGGCGTCTTGGCTAGGCTCTACATCTGGAGGCCCGTGGAGAAGATAGTACAGAGGGAGGGGGCGGACCTCCTCTTTATAGACGAGCCCACATATGGGCCCTTGACCAGGCGGAAGGACATAAAGATAGTTGAGTATATACACTTCCCACTTGAGGTCTACACCAACCCCAAATGGCTGGAAATGGGGCTCAGCGGAGGCGAAGACCCCTATATAGCAGAGAGGTACAGCAAATTCCCCCTAAACATCTACTGGAAGACGTTTCTCTACCTCCTCCCGAGATATATCAGAAAGAACCCCTTCGCCGATGCCGACCTCGTATTGACCAACTCTAACTGGACCGCGAAGGTAGCGAAAATAGTATATGGCGAGGAGCCAAAAGTCTTAAACCCGCCCATTGCCCCCAACGTTGAAATAGTGAAGGAGCCTAGGCCTTTTGAGGAGAGGAGGCCCGTCGTGGTGATGCTGGGCCGCTTCTCGCAGGAGAAGCGCTACCACTGGGTGGTAGCCGAGGTGGTGCCCCGCCTATTGAGGGAGGTGCCTGAGGCCAAGGTCGTGATCTTCGGCGGCGCGGCGACGCCTACCCAGAAGGCATATATGGAGGAGGTAAGGAGGCTGGCCGAGAGGGCCGGCGTGGCTAAGGCGATGGAGTTGAGGCCAAGCGCACCGCGTTCCGAGATCAACATAGCTATGGATGAAGCGCGCGTATTTCTACACGCTACGATAAATGAACATTGGGGCATTGCGGTGGCCGAGGCCATGGCGAGGGGCTTACCTATTGTGGTTCACAAGAGTGGCGGCGCCTGGAGTGACTTGGCCGGACAAGGGGCGACTGGGCTGGGGTATGAAGGCGTAGACGAAGCAGTAGAACAGATGGCGAAGCTCATGACGGATAGCCGCATATGGAGTCGCTATTCTACTCTCTCGATCGAAAAGGTGAAAGATTTATCTATCAATAACTTTGCAAATAAACTATATGAATATTTAAAGGATATTTAATTTTCATGAGAAAATCTCTTATTATTTACAGAGATAGACTTGGAATAGGAGGTTCTGAACGCGTGTTGTCTGCTCTTGTGGAGTTGTTTAGATCTCTGGGGTTTCATGTAACTGTATTAAGTTTTGGTGGACTGTGGGACACCAATTACCATGGACAAAAGCCACACCAAATAATTAATATATTAGACTATAGATATATAGATATGTTACCTAGTTATAAATATTCCAGATTTATAAGAAATATATACACATTATTCTATGAATTTATTGCAAAATACTCTTATGATATAATTATAGATTCTGCATATAACGATTTAAGGGGAACTGTAGATCTAGGATATGTCCACTATCTATATAGGAGATATCTATGTGGCGACTATAAGTTCAAGCTAAATGATATGATATCATATTTGCTTGATATATATTATTCAGCTCCAAAATCTGCAAAAATAATAGCGGCCAATTCGAGCTGGACATTAAAGAAAATCATGGAGTGCGG
This region includes:
- a CDS encoding glycosyltransferase, which encodes MRASVLIVTYRRAWSLPLLFEGLVRQTVQPDEVVVVLKPSGDGSEKIIGEYQNVLPIRLYIQEEGYAIHAYEMAIKKAEGDVLLFIDDDAVPHNEWVERYLRLFEKLKDAGAIGGLTLKGYLVNGRLVTTDDSLFGNEGTRDVFYRRPIPQLSDYCRWISISGYPGSKPCHSPMIKSVLLSGNNMGFRADAIGELSLTELYKRSRKAYAFEFLLAVNAVLRGFNTYHVVDKDIAPLSWHIESHKDSLTRRSKFFDRFWLYYDREKLYFRLRRLGVKLSPLAYIAATLANMRRDPLPKLLSFLYTLSTEVIDSVGKRYNITTMTTAYSSTSSGQ
- a CDS encoding MFS transporter, giving the protein MNEHEVRWTADAVKAIVSQFIGFMMDAYDLLLVTAMTNLLAKVFLPPSTPAWLSYFQLLFGYAFTLIGRPVGSAIFGNLGDKIGRRDTLIITIAGFSAMSALTGALPTYAQIGISAYIIFSAMRFIQGIFIGGEYAVGHTFSMEYAPIHRRGLASGIVQGAFSWGTALSAGVVAAFYALLGDQAMLSYGWRLVFLTGLIPAAVALYIRFGMKESPLFENIKTAGKVEKAPFFSIFKPPTLYTFLQVFVLMTGLFFSSYSLFNYANGILTGAGLSGGQAAFYYSMAGIFAAIAATFTGFISDYIGRRKAFLIAAAVTFVMAVPTFYLWYIGAKTGNLAYLWIGTVLAGWMTQWPWGLVPTYLSERFPTNKRSSGVGFGYSSGLFISAWMSIYSIWLAPVFKPIQGYVPWFTAAFFLMLASVLYGIAAAIGPETKGIRLSEI
- a CDS encoding 4Fe-4S ferredoxin, with amino-acid sequence MSEPVGEGGPWLWSTWVKAPPLKDADVVVVAACLKFVNPKLYEEVVKGKVALLACPEREHPALYGKMASMFKSSRPRSLTVVSIEGSPHCLLLHASANEAEYILGGKIPKRHFVVVDGRELREISPDAVRVARYLHIVDELIKKRPEVLEELKKHSLEYAEALRC
- a CDS encoding glycosyltransferase is translated as MPTAIVAHRYWGSPGGGQLVSAAAATALADFGYSVHLASIFPFDKSKYVEWYGLDISKFPVSTLLPYDLKAFGVLARLYIWRPVEKIVQREGADLLFIDEPTYGPLTRRKDIKIVEYIHFPLEVYTNPKWLEMGLSGGEDPYIAERYSKFPLNIYWKTFLYLLPRYIRKNPFADADLVLTNSNWTAKVAKIVYGEEPKVLNPPIAPNVEIVKEPRPFEERRPVVVMLGRFSQEKRYHWVVAEVVPRLLREVPEAKVVIFGGAATPTQKAYMEEVRRLAERAGVAKAMELRPSAPRSEINIAMDEARVFLHATINEHWGIAVAEAMARGLPIVVHKSGGAWSDLAGQGATGLGYEGVDEAVEQMAKLMTDSRIWSRYSTLSIEKVKDLSINNFANKLYEYLKDI
- the thiC gene encoding phosphomethylpyrimidine synthase ThiC yields the protein MEGVIGECREGRIPDEVRVVAGREGVDPAKLCRRIASGRAIVVRNVKVPDKIVGVGLGLATKVNINLGTSGEVSDISAELEKVKIANRWGDTLMDLSVGGDLDEIRRAVLRESKIPVGTVPTYQAFIDALRRRGGGAYFTEDELFDVVERHLRDGVAFMTIHAAVTRDLALRALRSGRVIKVVSRGGDMLIGWMLHNNAENPLYARWDYVLELFKEYDAVISIGDALRPGATADAHDELHVAELIEAARLVKRARKAGVQVMVEGPGHVPLDEIMWDVKLMKRLTGGAPYYVLGPLPTDIAAPYDHIAGAIGAALAGAAGADLLCYLTPAEHLALPTPKQVEEGAIAFKVAAHIADTIKLGRRARARDDEVSAHRGRLAWREMIRGLIDPERAWAVYTQYGEPKVASCTMCGGYCPMLMAVQQAKKAGHE